TCGAAGTGATTGAAACCAAGGAAGAGTCGATCCGCGTTCCCGCGGGCACTTTCACTTGCCTGTACATCAAAGCGAAAACCAAAGACGGCGAAGCGCAACAATGGGTCAACCTGAAAGACATCCCGGTCTTCGGAATGGTCAAGTCGATCATGCAATCGCAGTTCGGACCCGTGACTATCGAACTGACTTCGTTTAAAAAGCAATAATGCCGACGAACGAAACTCTCAGTTTCAGAAGGAGTTCCCTCGCGGGAGCTCCTTTTTATTTGGTGCTCTTATTGTCCCTCTCTTGTTTTGCGAGGGCGGCCAACACTGAAACCTACCGCGACATCATCGAAAAGGCCCAGACGCTGAGTTTGCAGAAAGAGCGGGGGCACGCCCTGCAACTTCTGACGAGTTCACTCACGCGGGAGTCAAAGAAGGGCCCGGCTCCGAAAGAGTTGGTGACCGCACTTGAAGAGGTAGCGTCGCTCTTTCTAAGTGATAAAGCCCAGCAGCTTTATGAACTGGCGTTGTCTTTACGTGAAAACGAACCGCAGCTCGCTTTGCAGAAATTGGCCGATGCCGCGAAGCTCGAGCCCGATAACCTCCAAATCCAACTCGAACAGTTCCGCGTGTCTTCGATCTTGGGGAACTGTAATGAGGCGGGGGCGGCGATCCTACGTCTTTACGAGAGTTTGTCGACGCTGGAAGTCGTTCGCTTGGCGGCGGCGCAAGCGCAGCTGTGCCGGAACCAGCTCGACGACGCCCAGAAAATCCGGAACGGCTTCGATTTTCGCAAATCCCCCCTGATGCCGGTGTGGACCAGCACGGATGTCGAGATCTTGCTTCGGCAGAAGAAGGGCGACAAAGCGCTGGAGTCCCTCGCGCAGGCGCAGAAGGTCGACCCCGATTTTCCCGAAACCTACTACTGGCAGTGGCGGGCCGAGCAGGATTTGAAAAAAGTTTCGGAAAAGCCGGGCCCCAAGTACGTGGCCCTTTGCAAGAGCCTCTCCCCCCGCTCTTACCGGCGTTACCTGGCCGAACCCTTTTTGTGCCGACGGGTGCAGGAGGTTGAAAGTTCGCTGAAGAAGAACAATACTCCTTCGGCATGAACCTTCGTTTGTTTTTTGGTGCCATCGGCCTTTCGTTCTTCACGCTGTCTTGCGGGGTGAAGGGGAAACCCTTGCCGCCTTTAACCGCGCCGCCCATCGGCCGCGGACAGCCGACAATGGCGCAACCGCCGGAAGAGGCGACGCCCACACCGACTCCCGAGCCGCGTTCGGGCGGGAGTACCGGACGATGAGTTTGGCGACGCGCACATGGACGCACATGAATGGCGCGGGGAATAGTTTCTTCGTGATCGATGCGCGTGAAAATCCCCTGCAAGAAAGTTCCCAAGACCGCGCGGCCTTCGCGAAGAAGTTGTGCTCGCGGACACCCGGTCTGGCGGCGGACGGACTTTTCATTCTGGAGAAGGCCGCCGGCCTGGATTTTAAATGGGACTTCTACAACTCGGATGGCAGTCATGCCGAAATGTGCGGAAACGCCTCGCGCTGCGCGACCCGCTTTTTTTTGGATCGCGTGCGCGAGCAAAACGAAGTGCGATTTGAAACGGCGGCGGGAGTGATCGTGGGGCAAAAAGTGGCCCACGATGTTTATCGAGTCCGCATGCCCGAGATCCCGTCGGCCGGGGCGCCGCGTGCGTTGACCGTCGAAGGACGGGTCGGTGATTTCTACTTCGTGAATACGGGAGTGCCGCATCTGGTGATCCCGGAAGCTCCGTCGAAAGAACGGGCGCTGCAACTTCGCCAGGCCCCCGAGCTAGGCGCCGCGGGGTCGAATGTAACTTTCGTTGAAAGGCTAAGCGAGACGAAATTCAACGCCGTGACCTTTGAGCGTGGCGTTGACGATTACACGCTGGCTTGCGGAACGGGGGCGACCGCGGCGGCGGCCTTTGCGCGGATGCAGGCGCCGCATGCGACGGTTTTCGAGATCCAAATGCCCGGTGGGCTTTTGAAGGTCGAGTGGGTCGGCGACCGGCAAGCGTATTTGTCCGGACCCGCGGTCATCGATTTTGACGTGAAACTGGGAGAGTGAATATGGGAGCGCAACTGGGACATCAATTCCGCGGCATCATCACGGCTTTGGCCACGCCCTTTCTGCACGGACAAGTCGATTACGAATCGCTGGGCCGTTTGGTGGAGTGGCAAACGAGCCAAGGCGTGGACGGTTTCGTCGTGCACGGCACGACGGGTGAAAGCCCCACGGTCGAAGGCGAAGAGCGTTTCAAGATCTATAACTTCATTCGTTCGCGGGTGGGTCGGGATTTCCCGTTGATCGTGGGTACGGGTACGAATTCGACGGCGCACACGATCCAACTTTCGAAAGAGGCCGAGAGCTGGGGAGCGGACGGCATCCTCGTCGTGGTCCCCTATTACAACAAGCCGCCGCAAGCGGGGCTGCTGGAGCACTTCAAATCGGTCGCGTCGAGCGTGTCGATCCCGACGGTGCTTTACAATGTTCCCGGACGTACGATCACCTCTTTGAGCGTCGAGACGATTCAAAAACTCAGTCTGCACCCACGCATCGTCGGTATCAAAGAGGCTTCGGGTGATTTGAAAATGGCGCAAGAGATTCGCAAAGCTTGCGGCGAAAAGTTCACCTTGCTTTCGGGTGATGACGGCACGGCGGACGACTTCCAACGCCAAGGGGGGCAAGGTGTGATCTCGGTCACCTCGCATGTCATCCCGAAGGCGATGAAGAATCTGGAAACCAATAAATACCAAGAGGTCGTGGATCTGATGTTCGTGGAAGCGAATCCGATCCCGCTGAAGATGGCCTTGTATTGGATGAAAATCATCGCCTCGCCGGAAATGCGTTTGCCGCTGGTGCCGCTTTCCGAGCCCGCACAAGAAAAACTGAAAGCCGCAATGGCGAAAGCGGGGCTTCTGTGAGTTCGTTGCGGTTGGGTTTGGTCGGCGCCGCCGGCCGTATGGGTCAAGAGATCGTCGAGATCACCCAGGAAACGCCGAAACAGTGGAAGCTTGAGTTCGCGAATTCTAAAATCGAAATCGCGGGCTTCAAAACCAGCCGTGATGACGTGAATGCCTTAGCGAAAAGTGCCGCGGACGTCGTGATCGATTTTTCGTCGCCCGAGGCTTTGCGAGCGTTGTTGAAAGCGCTGACGAAGTCGCCGAAACCGCTTGTGAGTGGAACGACGGGCATCACTGACGCCGATATGAAAGCATTGAAGGCACTGGCGAAGAAGGCCCCCGTTTTCTGGGCGCCGAACACGAGCCTGGGCGTCGCGACCCTGAAGCAAGCTTTGCGGAGTCTGGCGGCGGTGGCGGACTATGACTTTCAAGTTGAAGAGGTCCATCACCGCTTCAAGAAGGATGCGCCTTCGGGTACGGCCAAACTTCTGAAAACGGAAGTCGACAAAGTCACCCGCAAGACTTCGCCCGCAGCGCTCAGCATGCGTGGGGGGGGCGTTCCGGGGCTCCATCGGGTATGGGCTTTCGGCCCCGAAGAATGGCTGTGCTTCGAACACATGGCCCTGCAAAGAAAAGTTTTTGCTCGCGGCGCCGTTCAAGTCGCGCGTTGGATCGTCGATCAGAAACCCGGTTTTTACTCTATGGATGATTATCTTTCGGAGAAGAATTGAGCTCGCCGGATTTACTGCTCATTGGACTGCGTTCGGATTTCCTGGCGGCGCTGGCGCCGTTGCAGACGTGGGTCGCGCAGGCCCGGGCGCGCTTTCCGGATTTGAAGCTTTCGAATGTTTATCGCGTGCAACCCGAGCGAACACAGAATGACTGGTTGTCAGAGCTGTGGGCGGTCGCGGGTGTTCCGGCTGATTTTGATGTGCACGAGCTCGAAGCGGTGCTGTTCTCGTTGGGGCAAGGTGTAAGCGTGGAAATGACGCCCCTTTTATGGGGTGACCGCGTGATGCTTCAGCCGCAGTTGCCGATTCCCCACCCCGATTTGCACCGCAACCTTGTCTTCTTGCAGTGCGCCTGCGAAGTGGACGCGAGCATCCGTCACCCTATCCTTGGACAAAGCCTTGGCGAGCGGCTACATCAGGAGAAAAGACTGACTCCGCTGGAGTTTTTCGCCCAAGGACGCCATCTTTTTGAACCTCGCTTGAAAGCACAGGAGTCGCCATGAAGTTCTTTATCGATACCGCCGACATCAACGAAATCCGCGCCGCCAACCAACGTGGATGGGTGGATGGAGTGACCACGAATCCTTCGCTCATCGCGAAGTCGGGTCGCGATTTTCATGAGGTCATCAAAGAGATCTGCAAAGAGGTTTCGGGTCCCGTTTCGGCCGAGGTTCTCTCGACCGAATCCGAAAAGATGTACGCCGAGGGACGTGAACTGGCGAAGCTGGCCAGCAACGTTGTCGTGAAAATTCCGATGACGGAAGACGGCCTCGTGGCCGTGCGCCGTTTGACCGCAGACGGCATCAAAACGAACGTGACGTTGGTGTTCTCGTCGGTGCAGGCCTTGCTCGTCGCCAAAGCGGGCGCGACCATGGTGTCCCCCTTCGTCGGACGCCTGGACGACATCGGGCAAGACGGCCTGAACCTCATCCAAGACATCGTGCAGATCTACGAAAACTACGATTTCCAGACGGAAGTCTTGGTCGCAAGCGTTCGTCATCCTATTCACCTGTCACAAAGTGCTATGATGGGAGCCGATATCGCGACGATGCCTTTGAAAGTCATGCAGCAGCTTTGTTTGCATCCGCTGACGGAAAAAGGCCTCAAAATGTTCATGGACGATTGGAATAAAGCGCAGAAGAAATGAAAAGAATCGGATGGGTGCTGATTTCACTCTTGCTCTCGGGTTGCGTCACCTCGGGTTATTACCTCGATGACGTGAATCGGAACATGCAGGACATCCGCACCTCGGTTCAGAACCTCTACGGAATCCAATCCGTCAGCGATAATGAGCGGGTGGTGCTTACGCCCCCGCTGAAAGCGGATCCGAACGATCCCACTCCCCCGAAACTTATGAAAAAGCGCGTTTACGCGCGCATCGTGATCGTGAACGACCAACGTCCATACCGAATCTGGGTCCAGGTGTACCAAGAACGGAAAGTGGGCGGCGAGTGGGTCGAGCTCGACATCGACGAACGTCTATCCGAAGAGTTCGCGCGCGAAATCCACCGCGAACTGATCGACAGTCGTGATAAACGGAATGTCATTGACGATTTTCGGGCCTTTTAGACAGACTGAAATCAGCTATGTCGAAGATCTGGTCGCGTTTTCCACGCCGATTTAGAATGTCACGGAACCGCTTCAGAGGGGTTGCCTTCCTGCGCGTGCTGGCCGCGATCTTCGCCTTGGTTTGGCTTATGCCCGATACGCGGCTGGAGCACCCACGGGTTCGCTTCATTTCGAAGCCGTTAAAAATTTCGGTTTCGAAAACCAACCCGCCCCGTTTGGCATTTGAAGAAACTCTGCAGATTCGTCGCGGTCCGCGGCTGGGCGAACCGATTCCCCGGGTGCCCGCAACGTTGGAGCGCGCGGTTTCGTTGAACGAAGTGATCGGGCGCGGACAGATGCGTCCCGCGCGCTTGGCGCTTTACTATCGTCATGTGGAGTTGCGGCCCATGGTGATCGCGCGGGATGAGGTCTTGCGCAGTGTGCGCGCGCAAAACGTGCCGGTGAAAACGACGGCGCCCGCACCGCGCTTGGCCGACGGTCCGGACATTCCCGAGCGTCGCTTCGAGCCGACGACTCCCCGTACGCCGACGCTCGATGAAATGAATTATTCGGGTGATGAAGCTTGGTTCGACAATCTTTCACCCAGACAACAACGCCTGCTGCAAGCGTCGGGCTTACGAAGCGCCGACCTGCGTGAGGCGATCGCGCCCGGTTTGGCGGAAACCTTGGCCGCAAAAGTCGAAGAAGAATTGAAGCGTCTGCAGGCGGGTGGAACGGTCATCACGCCCAGCGGTTCGCCCCAATTGCCGACGGAAGTCACCGTCAAAACCGAAGAAGATAAAAAGACGGAACCGCCCAAACACATCAAAGTGGCTGGCCATCTTTTCCTGGACGCGCTGACCGCCTTTTTGCCCGACCACCGGATTGAAGTCGTTTGGATGCGCGAGGGTATGAACCGTCGCACGGGTCGTTTCAGTATGAACGACTCGCATTTCTCAATCGACGTGGACGAATTGGCCGGTGCGGTTCGTTTAGAGATGTACGACCGCGGGGGGCACGTCGTGGCCGCCGGGGGCGTGCGCTTGTCGCCCGAGCTGAGTTCCCAGTCGCTGACGCAGCTGCAAGTGCGTATGCGTCCTGTCGGTCAGGTCGCTTCGACCTTTACGGATTTCTACAAACAGCCGACGGAGCTTTTCGCGCTGAACCGCAAAGGCAAAGTGTGGTCATTCGGTAAAAACCCAATTCGCACGAAAGCGTCGTTTGATTCCGCATCCACTTTCGAGGCGGATCCCCAAGGACAGCTCTTTATCGACGGCATCGCGGGCGGTTCGTCGTCGTTCGCGATGACGGAAAGCGCCGATTATTATCCGTCCTTGCATATGATCACTTCGGGTCAGCAAGAGGCTCTGCCCTTGATCTCGAAGAAGACCGCCAAGGCGATGCTGGAGATCATCGAGCAGCAACTGGGATTCACGGACGCGCAAAAGAACGGCGCGATCGTCATGGGTCAAGTCACCGCCGACGGCCGGGCGTTGTCGGGCGCCGACGTTTCCTTGGAAGGTTATCCCGAGGCGCGTCCGGTGTACCTGAATGAAGTGTTGATTCCGGACCCGCATTTGAAGACGACGAGCGGCTCGGGTTATTTCGTTTTCGTGCATTTGCCGCAGGGGTTTTACTCTTTGCGCGCGATGCGGGGACCGCAGTTCGTCGGTTACGGAAATGTGGTCAACGAACCGCAGGCGGCTTCCTTCGTGGAGTTGCGTGAGTCCAGCCGTTTCGCGCCCTTTGATATTCGTGTCTTCGACGCTTTTGCGGGGACCGCGCAGTCCGCAGAGCTCGCGCTGCAGTCGCTCAATCAGAACATCCAAATTTCCGGTTACGGGCAGATCCAGCACCCGATCTTGGCGCAGTACACGATGCTCGAGGCGACTCCGGCATCTGACGATCATGTCCCCGCGATTTACCCTTATCTGGGTGACGCGGAATTCGTGCATTTGCCGTTAATCCCGCGCGCATGGTTGGACGAAAAGATCGCCGCCACAAAGATCAATGTGCTTCCGGAAACAGGCGCGATCATCGGCTTCAGCGAGCAAGGTGGCTACGAGATTTCTTTGCCGCACCTTCCGGACAATGCGGAAACACAGGTGATCTATTTCGATGTTCAAGGGCGTCAGGTGCCCGCCTCGGTGGAAAATGGCGGTTTTCTGCTGGTGAACGTGCCGGCCGGGGCGCAGACCGTGGTCCTACAGCACGCGCTGGGCGGAGTCGTGAGCCGCGTCCTGAACGCGGACGCCGAGCGCCTTACGGTTTCGAAGTTCGTTTTCTAAAAAAATCCCCTCGATCTTCGAAGGATTTGAATTCATCCAAGCTGGTTCCGCCGGGACTCAGTAGCAGCATCGCGCCCGATTTTAATGAAGGTAAAATGTGATCCAGTGCCGCCGCGAGGGTGGGGGAAACTTCGCCGGGCAAAGCCGATTTTGCGCGTGCGAGCTCACCGCATTCGCCGAAGAAGTGAAATTGGAACCCACGGCCTTTCAGTGCGTTCAGTTGCTCCCACGGCAGGTTCTTATCTCGCCCGCCTAAAAGAAGGTGCGCACTTTTCCGGTGGGCGACGAGCTCCGCGACGGAGTCCGCGGCCTGCAGAACGGACGCCATCGTCGTCGCTTTGCTGTCGTTCAAAAAAAGGATGCCGTCGCGTTCACCCAAGTTTTCCAGGCGATGCGCCAAGCCGGGGAAGTTCAGCAGTCCCTGATAAAATTCGGGCGGCATGGCGTGCGCCTGTCCCCAGCTCCAGACGAGCGCCAGGTTGTCACGGTTGTGTAAGCCGACCATCTTCATTTTCTGGAAGTTTTCGGCCGCGAGATCGTGCCGGTCGGTCCAGTGATCGCGGGCATCTTGAAAACGGTCGCGGTACTTCGTCAGATCGAGACCCGAGTTATTGAAAAAGCGGGGGCCGGGCGTTTTGGCGGCGAGGCTCAGCTTCGTTTCGTAATATTCCTCAAGCGAGTCGTAGCGCTCGAGGTGATTGGGTGTCAGCGAAGTGAGAATCGTCGATCCCGGCTTGAACGACGCGAAGTTTTCAAGCTGGTAAGAGGAAAGCTCCAGGACGACGTACTCCGCCGGAGGGCGCTGGTCCTTCACGCGCTCAAGTGCGTAGCGCGCGAAAGGGAATCCCAAATTTCCACCGGTGAAGTTCGAAATGCCCGCGGCATCCAAACCCGCTCCCAGTAAGGAGGTGACCGTGCTTTTACCGACGGCGCCGGTGATACCCACGACTTTTTCGCTCGTCAGGCATTGGGCGGCGAGCTCAAGTTCACTGGACAGCCGCACTCCTTGCTTTAAGAGCTGCTGGATCCACGGCGTGCGCAGCGGCACTCCGGGACTCACGACCAGGGTCTCGGGATTGCGCGCGATCACCTCTTCGGGGGTGCGTGCGTCGCAGGGCGATTTTTGATCGTGGGTGATGATGCGCTCCCGAGGGATTCCCCGACCCAGTAAGAGGTCCAAGGCGGACTGCCCGCTCAAACCCAGACCGATGATCGCGATGGGGAGTGGTGGCTGGTTCTGGGGCACGGGACTTGCCTTTCGCTAAAGCGGCATCAAAATAGAGATAAGATGGGGTTAACAGAAGAGTGGTCAAAAGCCAAGTTCACGGCGGTCATCAGCGATTTGCACCTGACCGAAGCGGAGCCCGTGAATCCCCGCTTCCCGCTGTGGAAGAAGTATAAAACCCGTGAGTTTTTCTTCGATCAGGTCTTTGGCGACTTCCTGAATGAAATCGAAAAGCGTGCCGGTGACGAACAAGTCGAATTGATCTTGAACGGCGACATTTTCGATTTCGACAGCGTGATGAAGATGCCCGACCAACCCGCTTTCCGGATTTCGAATCTGGAAAAGAAGCGGGGCCTGTTCGCGCGTCCCGAGCGTTCACAATTCAAAATTCAAGTCATCACGGATCACCACGCGGAATTTTTCTGGCATTTGAGAAGTTTCCTAAGGCGCGGACATCGTGTCGTTTTCATCGTGGGCAATCACGACGTGGAACTGCACTTTCCCGAGGTGCAGTCGCATCTACTGGACGTGCTGGATCCGGACGAGCGCGCGCGCGGCCGTATCCGCTTTTGTGAGTGGTTTTACATTTCAAACGGCGACACGTTGATCGAGCACGGGAATCAGTACGACCCTTACTGCGTTTGCGAAGACCCGGTGCAACCTTTCGCCCGTGGCTATAACTACAAGACGTTGCGGTTACCGTTCGGCAACATGGCTTGCCGATATATTCTGAATGGACTGGGATTCTTCAATCCCCACGTCGAATCGAATTACATCATGACGGTCACCGAGTACGTGAAGTTCTTCCTGAAGTACATGGCCCGCGCGCAACCGCTGCTGATTCTGACGTGGCTGGGCGGTGCGTTCATGACGCTTCTGATGTCGATGAAAGATCGACTGTCGGTCGCGATCCGCGATCCGTTGCGCATCGAGGACCGCATCGAGGAAATCGCCGCCCGGTCGAACGCGACGCCACGTATGGTGCGGGAGCTGAAAGAGTTGGCCGCCGAGCCCGCGACCGGGGACATCTTCGCGATGGCCCGTGAGTTGTGGTTGGACCGCGCTTTGATCGTGTTTTTCGCCTTTTTCCTTATTTTGGAAGCGTTCGTGCTGATCAATACGGTTTTTCACGTCTCGTTTTATTGGATGTTCATTCCCCTGTTCGCGATGCTCCCGTTTTTTCTTTTCTATAGCCAGTCGATCCAAAGTTTGGTTTCAGGCTATAAAGAACCCGATGAGCGCATCTTAAGCACGGCGGGTCAGATCACGAAAACGAACCGGATCGTGTACGGGCACACCCATATCATGCGCCACGAAATGATCGGTTCCGTGGAGCATCTGAACTCGGGCTGCTGGTCACCGGCATTTTTGGACGTGGAGTGTACGCGCCCCATCGGCCAGAAAACCTTCGTGTGGATCGAGCCCGAAGAGGAATATCGACGCGCCCACCTGTACCAATTTGCGGATGGCGCCATCCAAGAGATCAAAGCTTTGCCGCGGTCGGGCGGCTAACCACGCGCCGCGCATCGCGACTTTGGGTTTGCTTGGCCCGCTTTTGCGGTGTCAAATTCAACCCATTGGAGAAGGAGTCTTCCATGGCAGAAGTTTTGGTTGTGACAAGCAAAGTCAAAAAGTACATCAAAGAAAAAGGCGGAATGAACACTTCGGCTGAAACGATCGACGTGCTCAGCAAAGCGATCGAGCAACTGTGCGCAAAAGGCATGGACTCGGCGAAAGCGGACGGCCGTAAGACCGTTATGGCTCGCGATATCGTGATCGATCACCTGTAATTTGGTTTTCAACCGGCCGTCGTCTTCGGGCGTGCGGCCGGATTCAGCCGACGAGAGCTTGCAGCTCGTCCCAGCTGATCATCTTCACCCCGAGGCTCTGCGCTTTATCGACCTTTGAGCCCGGATCGTCGCCCACCACCAAATAAGACAATTTCGAACTGACCGAGCTCAGAAGCTTTCCGCCGTTGGCCTCGATGAATTCGTGCGCCTGATCCCGTTTCACGGGAAGCGTGCCGGTGACGAGGAAGCTGAGGCCCGAGAAGGGGCCTTCCGCTTTTCGCCGTGGGGCTTCGAATTCCAAGCCCGCCTTCAGAAGGCGTTTGAACTCGGCTTGGAACTGTTTGTTTGAAAGCGACTGCTGAATGTTTTCGGCGACTTTGGGTCCGATATCGGGAACTTTCAAAAGCTCTTCTTCGCTCGCCTCTAGGAACTTTTCGGGCGTACCGAAATGGTCGGCGAGCATTTTCGCGGTCTGCTCACCCACCATCCGAATCCCCATGGCGAAGATAAGGCGTCCCAAGGTCGTCTTTCGCGACTTGTCGATCGAGGCAAGGATGTTGTCGGCGGACTTTTCGCCCTGGCGTTCGAGCGAAAGGATGTCGGATTTTTTCAGATGATAAAGGTCCGAATATTTGCGGACGAGTTCCGCGTCGAAGAAGGCTTCAATCAACTTGTCCCCGACTTTGTCCACATTCATCGCGCGGCGGGCGACGAAGTGTTTCAGCGATTCCTTCATCACGGCGGGGCAGAGGGGGTTCACGCAGCGAAGGACGACTTCGTCCTCTTGTTTCGTGACGGGCTCCGCGCAGGCGGGGCAACGATCCGGCATCTGGAAGGCGTGCGACTTCGCGGGACGTTTTTCAAGAATCACGGAAACGATTTCGGGAATGACATCCCCGGCGCGGTGAACGATGACGCTGTCGCCGACGCGGACGTCTTTGCGTTCGAGCTCTTCGCTGTTGTGTAGGGTCGCGTTCGTGATCGTCACGCCGCCGACTTTGACCGGCGCCATGATCGCGACGGGAGTCAGCGCGCCCGTGCGCCCCACTTGAATGACGATGTTTTCGATCAGGGTTTCGGCCTGCTGCGGTTTGTATTTCGCGGCGGTCGCCCAGCGGGGGCTGCGGGCGACGATACCCAGATCGTTTTGCAAGCGCAGGGAGTTCACCTTCACGACGATCCCGTCGATCTCGAAGGGCAAGTCGTACCGAAGCTTTTCGATGTCGTGATAGAAGGCGACGATCTCTTCCGCACCGTTCACGGGCCGGCGTAAATGCATGCCGCCCACTTCGCCGGCGACGGGAAGCCCCCACTCACCGAACTGCGTTTCAAGCTCGTTCTGGGTTTTGAATTCACGATCCTCGATGACGCCCGCCGAGTAAGCGAAGAAGCGGAGCGGTCGACTGGCGACGATACTCGAATCGAGTTGGCGCAAAGTTCCCGCGGCGGCGTTGCGGGGATTGGCGAAAACCGAAAGACCTAAATCGTCTTGGGTCTCGTTCAATTTCACGAAATCCTTCTTGAACATCAGCACCTCGCCGCGGATTTCGGCGAGCGAGGGTGGGTTGGCATCGTTCAACGTCAGGGGGATGGCGCGAATAGTTTTCACATTCTGCGTGACATCTTCGCCGACGGAACCGTCGCCTCGCGTGAGGGCACGGGTGAGTTCACCCTTTTCGTAAATCAGTTCCAAAGCGAGACCGTCGAATTTCAATTCGCACAAATACTCGACGGGTCCCTCGGTATTGAGAACTTTGCGCACGCGCGTGTCGAAGTCGACGAGGTCCTCGGGTGAGTAGCTGTTGGTTAACGACAACATCGGTAACCGGTGGGGAGCCTTGACGAATTGCTCGAGTGGCGGGGCGCCGACCCTTTGGGTGGGGGATCCGCGACGATCCAGCTCCGGATGGGCCTCTTCCATTTCGCGCAGCTCTTTGAAGAGCTTGTCGTATTCGAAATCCCCGACCAGCGGCTGGTCCAAAACGAAGTAGGCATGGTCGTATTTGGTCAGCAGATCTTTCAGTTCGCGGTGCCGGGATTCTACGGATGATTTCGCGGATTTGGAGGCCATCCTTGGGTTCTGACAAAGTTGCGTTCAGGGGTCAAATGTGATGAATTACG
The window above is part of the Pseudobdellovibrionaceae bacterium genome. Proteins encoded here:
- the murD gene encoding UDP-N-acetylmuramoyl-L-alanine--D-glutamate ligase, giving the protein MPQNQPPLPIAIIGLGLSGQSALDLLLGRGIPRERIITHDQKSPCDARTPEEVIARNPETLVVSPGVPLRTPWIQQLLKQGVRLSSELELAAQCLTSEKVVGITGAVGKSTVTSLLGAGLDAAGISNFTGGNLGFPFARYALERVKDQRPPAEYVVLELSSYQLENFASFKPGSTILTSLTPNHLERYDSLEEYYETKLSLAAKTPGPRFFNNSGLDLTKYRDRFQDARDHWTDRHDLAAENFQKMKMVGLHNRDNLALVWSWGQAHAMPPEFYQGLLNFPGLAHRLENLGERDGILFLNDSKATTMASVLQAADSVAELVAHRKSAHLLLGGRDKNLPWEQLNALKGRGFQFHFFGECGELARAKSALPGEVSPTLAAALDHILPSLKSGAMLLLSPGGTSLDEFKSFEDRGDFFRKRTSKP
- a CDS encoding 4-hydroxy-tetrahydrodipicolinate reductase; protein product: MSSLRLGLVGAAGRMGQEIVEITQETPKQWKLEFANSKIEIAGFKTSRDDVNALAKSAADVVIDFSSPEALRALLKALTKSPKPLVSGTTGITDADMKALKALAKKAPVFWAPNTSLGVATLKQALRSLAAVADYDFQVEEVHHRFKKDAPSGTAKLLKTEVDKVTRKTSPAALSMRGGGVPGLHRVWAFGPEEWLCFEHMALQRKVFARGAVQVARWIVDQKPGFYSMDDYLSEKN
- a CDS encoding metallophosphoesterase, with protein sequence MGLTEEWSKAKFTAVISDLHLTEAEPVNPRFPLWKKYKTREFFFDQVFGDFLNEIEKRAGDEQVELILNGDIFDFDSVMKMPDQPAFRISNLEKKRGLFARPERSQFKIQVITDHHAEFFWHLRSFLRRGHRVVFIVGNHDVELHFPEVQSHLLDVLDPDERARGRIRFCEWFYISNGDTLIEHGNQYDPYCVCEDPVQPFARGYNYKTLRLPFGNMACRYILNGLGFFNPHVESNYIMTVTEYVKFFLKYMARAQPLLILTWLGGAFMTLLMSMKDRLSVAIRDPLRIEDRIEEIAARSNATPRMVRELKELAAEPATGDIFAMARELWLDRALIVFFAFFLILEAFVLINTVFHVSFYWMFIPLFAMLPFFLFYSQSIQSLVSGYKEPDERILSTAGQITKTNRIVYGHTHIMRHEMIGSVEHLNSGCWSPAFLDVECTRPIGQKTFVWIEPEEEYRRAHLYQFADGAIQEIKALPRSGG
- the fsa gene encoding fructose-6-phosphate aldolase — protein: MKFFIDTADINEIRAANQRGWVDGVTTNPSLIAKSGRDFHEVIKEICKEVSGPVSAEVLSTESEKMYAEGRELAKLASNVVVKIPMTEDGLVAVRRLTADGIKTNVTLVFSSVQALLVAKAGATMVSPFVGRLDDIGQDGLNLIQDIVQIYENYDFQTEVLVASVRHPIHLSQSAMMGADIATMPLKVMQQLCLHPLTEKGLKMFMDDWNKAQKK
- a CDS encoding carboxypeptidase regulatory-like domain-containing protein, yielding MSRNRFRGVAFLRVLAAIFALVWLMPDTRLEHPRVRFISKPLKISVSKTNPPRLAFEETLQIRRGPRLGEPIPRVPATLERAVSLNEVIGRGQMRPARLALYYRHVELRPMVIARDEVLRSVRAQNVPVKTTAPAPRLADGPDIPERRFEPTTPRTPTLDEMNYSGDEAWFDNLSPRQQRLLQASGLRSADLREAIAPGLAETLAAKVEEELKRLQAGGTVITPSGSPQLPTEVTVKTEEDKKTEPPKHIKVAGHLFLDALTAFLPDHRIEVVWMREGMNRRTGRFSMNDSHFSIDVDELAGAVRLEMYDRGGHVVAAGGVRLSPELSSQSLTQLQVRMRPVGQVASTFTDFYKQPTELFALNRKGKVWSFGKNPIRTKASFDSASTFEADPQGQLFIDGIAGGSSSFAMTESADYYPSLHMITSGQQEALPLISKKTAKAMLEIIEQQLGFTDAQKNGAIVMGQVTADGRALSGADVSLEGYPEARPVYLNEVLIPDPHLKTTSGSGYFVFVHLPQGFYSLRAMRGPQFVGYGNVVNEPQAASFVELRESSRFAPFDIRVFDAFAGTAQSAELALQSLNQNIQISGYGQIQHPILAQYTMLEATPASDDHVPAIYPYLGDAEFVHLPLIPRAWLDEKIAATKINVLPETGAIIGFSEQGGYEISLPHLPDNAETQVIYFDVQGRQVPASVENGGFLLVNVPAGAQTVVLQHALGGVVSRVLNADAERLTVSKFVF
- the dapF gene encoding diaminopimelate epimerase, whose amino-acid sequence is MSLATRTWTHMNGAGNSFFVIDARENPLQESSQDRAAFAKKLCSRTPGLAADGLFILEKAAGLDFKWDFYNSDGSHAEMCGNASRCATRFFLDRVREQNEVRFETAAGVIVGQKVAHDVYRVRMPEIPSAGAPRALTVEGRVGDFYFVNTGVPHLVIPEAPSKERALQLRQAPELGAAGSNVTFVERLSETKFNAVTFERGVDDYTLACGTGATAAAAFARMQAPHATVFEIQMPGGLLKVEWVGDRQAYLSGPAVIDFDVKLGE
- the dapA gene encoding 4-hydroxy-tetrahydrodipicolinate synthase; the protein is MGAQLGHQFRGIITALATPFLHGQVDYESLGRLVEWQTSQGVDGFVVHGTTGESPTVEGEERFKIYNFIRSRVGRDFPLIVGTGTNSTAHTIQLSKEAESWGADGILVVVPYYNKPPQAGLLEHFKSVASSVSIPTVLYNVPGRTITSLSVETIQKLSLHPRIVGIKEASGDLKMAQEIRKACGEKFTLLSGDDGTADDFQRQGGQGVISVTSHVIPKAMKNLETNKYQEVVDLMFVEANPIPLKMALYWMKIIASPEMRLPLVPLSEPAQEKLKAAMAKAGLL